In Silene latifolia isolate original U9 population chromosome 3, ASM4854445v1, whole genome shotgun sequence, a single window of DNA contains:
- the LOC141646587 gene encoding DNA (cytosine-5)-methyltransferase CMT3-like: MTKRKTSKAESPSSSTKSTRSASTKRRKVASSAAAKNVEDVIEDSTPSFDAAMEAEADELMMGVAESGNANVVKKETEPIVARRTSKKNVKKEEELDCRFLGDPLPHDVAKARWPDRYPDKNSRGKDVKTSGGDDEYKLAKHHYLKAEVDDIVYELNDDAHVMSEESTAPYICKIVELFEDVNGVPYFRAQWYYRSKDTVIKDAFTLREAKRIFPSDIQDDNSLGCLLKKLRIVRVKPNFDIVAKQSAIPECDYYYDMKYLVPYSTFIVPTEEVVPSPADSHSSLSSTDETKVPIEGGNQVEEAPRPEMRLLDLYCGCGAMSTGLCLGANMQGINLVTKWAVDINKYACESLKLNHPETQVRNETVDDFLALMKEWAKLCATYSLIESKDTHKLVDAMGVEDGEDSVEDEAEDEEDDNEEGVFEVEHIIGICYGDPKDNNKPGLHFKVHWKGYGPEDDTWEPVDGLGNCWKSIGEFVRKGFQERLVPLPGDVDVICGGPPCQGLSGFNRFRNRENPLEDPKNKQLLSYMDVVDFLRPKYVLMENVVDLLKFASGFCGRYALGKMVDMNYQARIGMMAAGAYGLPQFRMRVFLWGARPSEKLAQYPLPTHNVVDRGVVPVEFDMNLVAHPAGSTNHMEDKLFLGDAISDLPPVANNESRDVIPYGNEPDTNFQRFIRLTKDAMISAGTDMITTLYDHRPLQLNIDDYQRVCRVPKKKGANFRHLPGVRVRADKKVEWDPDVPRELLPSGKPLVPDYAMTFVRGTSSKPFGRLWYDETVPTVVTRAEPHNQILCHPHQDRVLTIRENARLQGFPDYYQLKGPVKERYIQVGNAVAVPVARALGYSLALASQGLIDDQPLMVLPVGFPVIHREGEQAPTVEEAV, translated from the exons ATGACGAAGCGAAAAACATCGAAAGCCGAATCCCCGTCCTCCTCAACCAAATCCACCCGATCCGCCAGTACTAAAAGAAGAAAGGTTGCTTCTTCCGCTGCTGCTAAAAATGTTGAGGATGTTATAGAGGATAGTACCCCGAGTTTTGATGCGGCAATGGAGGCGGAAGCGGATGAACTTATGATGGGAGTAGCAGAATCTGGTAATGCTAATGTGGTTAAGAAAGAAACTGAGCCGATTGTTGCGAGGAGGACTTCGAAAAAGAATGTTAAGAAAGAGGAGGAACTTGATTGTCGGTTTCTCGGAGATCCGCTCCCTCATGATGTTGCTAAAGCACGCTGGCCAGATCGGTATCCGGATAAG AATTCGCGGGGAAAGGACGTGAAAAC TTCTGGTGGAGATGACGAGTATAAGCTAGCTAAACACCACTATTTAAAGGCTGAGGTTGATGACATCGTTTATGAGCTGAATGATGATGCTCATGTTATG TCTGAGGAAAGTACGGCACCATATATCTGTAAGATAGTCGAGCTATTTGAAGATGTCAATGGGGTGCCCTACTTTAGGGCACAATGGTATTACAGATCCAAggacaca GTTATCAAAGACGCCTTTACTTTAAGGGAGGCAAAGCGCATTTTTCCTTCAGATATCCAAGATGATAATTCTTTAGGCTGTCTTCTGAAGAAGCTTAGAATAGTTAGGGTGAAGCCTAAT TTTGATATTGTTGCCAAACAGTCAGCAATCCCAGAGTGTGATTATTACTATGATATGAAATACTTGGTGCCATACTCTACTTTCATTGTACCGACAGAGG AAGTTGTTCCTTCACCAGCTGATTCGCATTCGTCTCTATCCAGCACCGATGAGACAAAAGTGCCAATTGAGGGAGGGAATCAAGTAGAGGAGGCACCACGTCCAGAGATGAGGCTGCTAGACCTCTATTGTGGATGTGGTGCAATGTCTACAGGGCTTTGCTTGGGTGCCAATATGCAAGGCATCAACCTTGTCACG AAATGGGCAGTGGACATCAATAAGTATGCTTGTGAGAGTCTTAAACTCAATCATCCAGAGACTCAG GTCAGGAATGAGACCGTAGACGATTTTTTGGCTCTAATGAAGGAGTGGGCTAAGCTTTGTGCAACTTATTCACTAATTGAGAGTAAAGATACTCATAAATTAGTGGATGCTATGGGAGTTGAGGATGGTGAAGATTCTGTGGAAGATGAAGCTGAAGACGAAGAAGATGACAATGAAGAGGGGGTGTTTGAGGTGGAGCATATTATTGGCATTTGTTATGGTGACCCCAAGGACAATAATAAACCTGGCCTACATTTCAAG GTGCACTGGAAGGGTTATGGCCCCGAGGATGATACCTGGGAACCTGTTGACGGGCTAGG AAACTGCTGGAAGAGCATTGGAGAGTTCGTGAGAAAGGGATTTCAAGAGAGGCTAGTGCCTTTACCA GGTGATGTTGATGTGATTTGTGGAGGGCCACCGTGCCAAGGATTAAGCGGATTCAATCGGTTTAGGAATAGAGAGAATCCCCTTGAAGATCCCAAAAACAAGCAACTCCTAAGTTATATGGATGTGGTCGACTTTTTAAGGCCAAAGTATGTATTGATGGAGAATGTTGTTGATTTACTCAAGTTTGCGAGTGGGTTTTGTGGTCGATATGCCCTAGGAAAGATGGTAGATATGAACTATCAGGCACGCATTGGAATGATGGCAGCAGGTGCCTACGGTCTACCTCAATTTCGCATGCGTGTCTTCCTCTGGGGCGCTCGGCCTTCAGAG AAATTGGCCCAGTACCCGTTGCCTACGCACAACGTTGTTGACAGAGGTGTCGTTCCAGTTGAATTTGAT ATGAATCTCGTTGCGCATCCTGCTGGTAGCACTAACCATATGGAGGATAAGCTTTTCCTTGGTGATGCCATATCTGATCTCCCACCT GTTGCTAATAATGAGAGTCGTGATGTGATCCCTTATGGCAATGAACCAGACACTAACTTCCAACGTTTTATCAGGTTGACGAAAGATG CCATGATAAGCGCTGGGACGGACATGATTACCACATTGTATGATCACCGCCCTTTACAGTTAAATATTGATGATTACCAAAGGGTTTGCAGGGTACCCAAGAAAAAG GGAGCAAATTTCAGACACTTACCTGGTGTTCGTGTGCGGGCTGATAAGAAGGTTGAGTGGGACCCTGACGTACCAAGGGAGCTACTGCCTTCTGGCAAACCATTA GTCCCAGATTATGCCATGACCTTTGTTAGAGGAACCTCAAGCAA GCCATTCGGAAGGCTTTGGTATGATGAAACGGTTCCAACCGTGGTGACAAGGGCGGAACCCCACAACCAAATTCTCTGTCATCCGCACCAAGACAGGGTGCTCACCATTCGGGAAAATGCAAGATTACAAGGGTTCCCAGACTATTATCAACTAAAGGGCCCTGTTAAGGAGAGGTACATTCAAGTCGGTAACGCTGTAGCAGTTCCAGTGGCACGTGCTTTGGGATATTCACTTGCCTTGGCTAGTCAAGGGTTAATCGACGATCAACCTCTCATGGTCCTCCCGGTTGGTTTCCCTGTCATACATCGAGAAGGAGAACAAGCGCCCACTGTCGAAGAAGCTGTTTGA